The DNA sequence ATAAGGAACGCATATCCTCCATCACATAGTTCGCTACGTCCTCAGGCGAACGGATTACGACTCTTTCTTCGGTTTGATAGGCGGTAGCTCTCCTTCCTAGCTCAATCGCTGCACAGATTTCTACCGCTTTAGCCGAACCAATGCCTTTAATTTGAACTAGCTCATTAATTGTCGCTTCTCTAAGTAAACTGAGGCCATCAAAATGGTGTAACACTTTTTGCGCTAATTGAAGCACCGATTCTTCCTTTGTACCACTTCGTAAAATAAGAGCAAGTAACTCCTGATTTGATAGATAACGGGCTCCTTCTTGAATCATTCGTTCACGTGGACGTTCACTCGTCGGGACATCGCGAATCATAAGCGATTTTTCTCCCAAATGGACTACCCCTTTCCTTTTAAAAAAGTGACGTTGGTGTAACTCCGAAGTCTTTTAATTCACGGACAATTCGAGATAAAGGCAACCCAACAACTGAAAAATAATCGCCATCGATTTTTTTCACTAAGGTGGCGCCAATTCCTTGAATCCCATAAGCTCCTGCTTTATCAAACGGTTCGTTTGAGGCGATATAAGCTTCGATGTCAGCTTCTGTTAATTCCCAAAACTCAACAGTCGTCTTCACATGAAATTGACTATGACGATCAGGGCTAACAATCGCAACACCTGTATACACATCATGAACTGTTCCAGAAAGCGATTGAAGCATTTGTTTGGCTTCTTGCTTGTCTTGAGGCTTACCGAGAAGTGTAGTCCCTGACACAACAATCGTATCAGCGCCTACAATAATCGATTGAGGAAATTGCGAAAAAACATCATTGGCCTTTTGTAACGCTAAGCTTTGAACTAGACTACCTGGAGAAAGGGTTGGGTCCATTGTTTCATCAATGGTACTGGGTACAACAGTAAACTGAAGTTGCGCTTGCTGTAGCAATTCTTTACGACGGGGAGAAGCTGAGGCTAAAATAAATGACATCATACAACCACCTTTACAATAATCTACTTCCATTATTGTACAAGGTTACATAAACAATACCAAATGATTACAATTAAATCAATAATCAAAACGGCAATACCGTTTTGATTATTACACTGAGCGAACCCGCTACCATCTTTTAAAGTCAAACAAATGTGGGGTTCTTTTGTTTGACGTGTAGCGAGCGAAGCCAGTGTTCTTCTGGAGTCACTTAACAGCATCTTGAAAAACGCGAATCCACTACCTTTCACTTCAATTGAAAAAGCCCCCACATAAATGGTGGAGACTTCATCCCTTTTTATAGACTATCAATAAACGCTTCATATGCTAGCATTGCTTCTAGGAGGGCTTGTTGGATTTTCCAGAGCTGTTCTTCATCACTGCTATCTTCGACTTTAGCGAGTTGCTCTGTTCCTCTTTTAATGGCATTCATATACTTTGTTGCTTGAGTAACAGATGCTTCAGATAAGCTTGATAATGCCTCTTCTTTTGATGCTTCCCAATCCGCTTGAGCTGTGAGCGCAATTTCAATTTGTTCTGGTTTTAATATGTCTTCATCGCCAGCGATTCCTCGAATCGAAACAAGAGCTAGTTCTTCAAAAAGTGCCATCCCGTCTTGAAAGAATTGCTTAACTTCGTCTTTAACTTCATCATTACTTGAAGGAGCAACCGTAAATGGCTTCACATACGTATCTTGGCCTTGTTGTTGATATAGCTGACTGAGTGCATTCGCATATTCACGGTCTTGTCCAACTCCAATAAACATGTAAATAGGGTCGCTAGATTCAACCAATACCCCAGCTAGTCCTTTTTCTTTCAATGAGGACACGACTTCTTGTCCTTTTTCTACCGTTGAGTATGCTCCCCCTTGGACAACATCAACCGTTAATGAAGGTAAGCCGTCTTGTTTAGCCTCAATTAAACTTTCAACAGATACCGCATCTTGTGTATTTTCTCCTGTCGCTTGTGACTCTCCTGTAAAAATCGTTAACACCATTAGTCCAAAACTTACACCAACAATGATAGCAGATAAGCCAGCTAACAAAATCGAAAAAGGAAATGACTTTAATGAGAACTTTAAGCTTTTTTTGTTCTTCGCTTGCTTCTTCCGGTTAAAAGGTAATTTAGGTGCCAATTCATGATTCCCATCATCCCAAAATGGTTGAGTACGTTCTTTTCTCTCTTCATGTTTTTCCCTAAAATCTATGATTTCTGGTTGTACGGTTTCTTTCTTTTCTTCCTTTTTCGGAAGTGGATCAGAGGCTTGATTGTTCGTATCACGGGTTGCTGCTGTCTCTTTATAGGTACGTTCTTTCCCATTTAGCTTTACTGATATTTGTCTTTTCTCCTTGTCCACAGGAACTGCCCCTTTCATCAATGTTTCTTACTACTAGTCTATTAGATTATTTAATTTGCTAGAACTAGTATTTTCACTTTTTTTATATCTTTTTTTAGTTCTAGTAAATTGGGTAAAACAACTTGTCCTTATCTTCATTTTTATTCAACATAAAAAAAGATAGAACAGGGTTTCCCCTATTCTACCCTTTTAATTTCATATAATGGGTCTTCTTTTTCTGATGGACGTTCATAGTCCACTTTCGGAGTCTCTTCTTTTAATTCCTCTAGTTCAGGATAATAGAAAGTAGATACATTTACTAAAAACTCTAAGTTTTCGATTTCATCATCAATCATAATTTGTTCGTTATGACCTATGAACGTTACCATATTAATGTTTACAAGACGTGGTAAACTGTCTAATGTTCTTAGGAAAGTCGCAATCTCTTTATATTCCTTTGCACGTACCGTAAGTTGGAAATGAATTTGCTTTACATCATCTAAGTTAGGACCATACGGATTCGAAGATTCTTCCCCTTCTGCTGGAGCTTCTTCTGGCGCAGCTTCTTGTTGTTGAGCAGCCTCCGCTGCAGCCGCAGCTTCTGCTTCTCTTTCTTCATCTGTTTTATTCATTTCTATTAGAATATCTAGAGGTCTTGAATCAGATGTTTCAATCCGGTCATCGGTTATATCTAATGAAGAAATATACGTACCGGATAAAATCTCAGCACGAGCAAGATGCAGTAAAAATTGATCCATTAATGGTGTCACTGGTAGTTTCTTTTGAAACGTGAATGAAGTTTCAATTTCCTTCGCTTCAGCTTGGCGAAGAATCCTACGGCTTTCTTCCAGCACTGCTTGTTCAACCTGTAGAGAATCAATTAATGTCTCACGGTCAACAACAAGGGTTGAAAAATAGCTATTATAAAGGAAGTAACCACCACCGCCGACTAAAGCAAGGATAAGCACTAATACGATAATATGAATTCTTGTAAAA is a window from the Bacillus alkalicellulosilyticus genome containing:
- the radC gene encoding RadC family protein — protein: MIRDVPTSERPRERMIQEGARYLSNQELLALILRSGTKEESVLQLAQKVLHHFDGLSLLREATINELVQIKGIGSAKAVEICAAIELGRRATAYQTEERVVIRSPEDVANYVMEDMRSLSQEHFVILLLNTKNHVLHRQTIFIGSLNASLVHPREVFKESFRRSAASIIALHNHPSGDPGPSREDIEVTKRLAECGKLLGIELLDHIIIGDRKFVSLKEKGYIL
- a CDS encoding Maf family protein; its protein translation is MMSFILASASPRRKELLQQAQLQFTVVPSTIDETMDPTLSPGSLVQSLALQKANDVFSQFPQSIIVGADTIVVSGTTLLGKPQDKQEAKQMLQSLSGTVHDVYTGVAIVSPDRHSQFHVKTTVEFWELTEADIEAYIASNEPFDKAGAYGIQGIGATLVKKIDGDYFSVVGLPLSRIVRELKDFGVTPTSLF